A single region of the Sphaeramia orbicularis chromosome 6, fSphaOr1.1, whole genome shotgun sequence genome encodes:
- the zfc3h1 gene encoding zinc finger C3H1 domain-containing protein isoform X8 translates to MERKSGNRSPTEEGELEDGEICDDETEESVPIRLGDGSRPGGGVSLRTRKPHQHPRNMPPHIGHQPQDFRLLMPFNLGPLVHGPFPPSHRHSGPDRPPSPPPPLLPLPLTPPPGLVPHGEPSPRSNFWERSHGALGRFRHRAMPNGGRGEWNRGNRGEGNTRGLLGRYGPGEIHGNKKDSPSRKQKPLGRNQSRKPAYNVAKSENSVDESFEDLLSKYKQIQLELECIRKEETMALEPKVSPARDVTPDNTTSVGETKPETVCVQSPAGTEEIGELEKEEKKVFQAFNIKPLRQKIPIPPNLDELKKKWAEQNDTTDGEKEGEEERTTEEGTQTDQKIDKEGEETAAKMTCSCCSEETEKDETGKVKKACTCRRGSSASSEESPTSPDKPVLKVEEEELSELQLRLLALQSASKKWQQKEQQVMKKSKDRITKAAQEKTSSSGPGATPPSRQRVTTRSASSSAAAAAATAAVDRNRTRSKPLERDRDRAKPGAKPPERDRERTSGLERERLRPSPKSRLRSQVEWVRTPGSPYMTKKISPVLAVRTGSAAKQAFRKQQLRTWKWKLQQQREQEENRRLEEEERRKREEEIRRIRDLSNQDEQYNRFMKLVGGKTRTRSKSRDREHRKSTGKQGLDTSGNLYQYDNYDEVAMDTDSETNSPVPSPTPNPFAVEDPGCFPPMPVYLSGSTQFGMDFPQSFSSPMLSGLPPPPPPLPPPPDEQEPPPKPPFADEEEEEEMLLRETCLMSMANKRVAAAEDKTSSGPPSPSSQPAAGVQQPPRGNLSTVSLNTVPQPRTNKFTRGHHVPRAPLVLPRHKSVVVSLNDSDDSDSDMDACSSTQAVFGGLEFMIKEARRTVEAAKPKGASGSEKENNPVRTPEALPEAKKAEYRLLKEEIASREKQKMLNSHSSRSSASPVFSDSVIDSLAKSSAELKLTEAEQKLTKHRELLQRDEAVLRHLLQQELKKRDSLKAAVAKMAKLKEQLQASEKIVIANRTLLKKLQEQVLRVEHRVSTKKTIAVKLEQELAQAQMAVGKGTKRRQDSNQAMSSKIQRLDGAPSGSGRHFAELIAQKQRLQQLESEYALKIQKLKETQALRNKGVALEVPPEPLSQTATPCEAQNQLPPVSSPFPLPQPSLHDLTQDKLTLDSEDIAEADESESTCAPAPATKGTRRHSFRQSNSFTKPNLEQVTATPAKDNNTAKPAKSLTNPKGPAPPAEMFAGLDVDALKQRYQQQARLGELLLRELSKVGENVENVAVGKVLSVEVDAATTQTGNTDLKPVPFGPYHSPLLVFRSYRFSPYYRTKEKLSLSSVTYSNTIEPKKCFCRFDLMGTCNDDDCQWQHMRNCTLTGNQLFQDILSYNLPLISCSESSSDGDISAATEKYIKKLFGTNKDRMGIDQKAVLLVSKVNESKRHVPPYTTWKDRRRWKPKPSAQTSLSPDDDSEAEMAAENVTLRRSADNSSTTPLSALDVCVTSEDKRYFISETDDISNLEMSVLESPCDTQLWIKLAFRYLNQNDTSAAECLEAALNTLSRALESNCDNPEVWSHYLSLFSRRGSREEVQEMCEMAVEHAPDYHVWWNYLNLESSFDRKDNVSERLLEYLLNEASSGVTDKLSFQLMEALLYRVQLNLLTGRMENTLVILQNALKSAYDRSIADHLTPRDRALVWLSYIHLTEFDRLPSSLYDPADSGPSRLVSREPFLLPWKTPQDISTPLDILIALFEDAINHCIDDTLSQSERTLACLPLHTNLILLNKILEKFDEGILLCESLLEFCPESCILRDALADLHIGKGDGGQAVSMWLHALAECPNNAEVFYHSCKFLMAQDKSSAVVPLFRGFILSLCEDEQGQRKPVDVLRHILGFPTEELLQGPIIKKEFQEQLGQHMPYLHLVHCCWQWLHGSVEDTVDAFERALGSPMQLEELHKLWMDYLVFSSSQQASAPNKSQPKLFSDLVQRCLSTVPSRLEVPFNPAEFWSSYNFHNKVVTFYLSCLPPSQHALVLERLRYAMPNNTVLGLRLLHQEWQDGNIEHLKFQARMLSSNAPKCLANWKM, encoded by the exons ATGGAGAGAAAATCTGGAAATCGCTCTCCAACAGAAGAGGGTGAGCTCGAAGACGGGGAGATCTGCGACGATGAAACCGAGGAGAGTGTGCCGATCCGGCTGGGGGATGGTAGCAGGCCCGGCGGCGGAGTTTCTCTGCGGACGCGAAAACCACACCAACATCCGCGTAATATGCCACCACATATCGGTCACCAGCCGCAAGATTTCCGGCTGCTAATGCCTTTCAACCTCGGACCTCTCGTACACGGTCCTTTCCCCCCGAGCCACAGGCATAGCGGGCCCGACCGGCCTCCATCTCCTCCGCCGCCGCTGCTGCCACTACCACTCACGCCGCCACCGGGGCTCGTTCCTCACGGGGAGCCGAGCCCACGGTCCAACTTCTGGGAGCGGAGCCACGGCGCGCTGGGGAGGTTTAGGCACCGGGCCATGCCCAACGGTGGACGCGGGGAATGGAACCGAGGGAACCGGGGTGAAGGGAACACCAGAGGTCTCCTCGGTCGTTATGGGCCCGGAGAGATTCACGGCAACAAGAAAGACTCTCCCTCGAGAAAAC AGAAGCCACTGGGAAGGAATCAGTCAAGAAAACCTGCTTACAATGTTGCCAAATCAGAAAACAGTGTTGATGAGTCCTTCGAGGACTTGCTGTCAAAGTATAAGCAGATTCAGCTTGAACTGGAATGCATCCGCAAAGAGGAAACCATGGCTCTGGAGCCCAAAGTTTCCCCAGCGAGAGACGTGACCCCAGATAACACTACAAGTGTCGGGGAAACAAAACCTGAAACGGTTTGTGTTCAAAGTCCGGCAGGCACAGAAGAGATAGGAGAGCtggaaaaggaagagaaaaaagtcTTCCAGGCGTTCAACATCAAGCCCCTTCGTCAGAAAATTCCCATTCCTCCGAATCTAGATGAGCTGAAGAAGAAATGGGCCGAACAGAATGATACCACAGATGGCGAAAAGGAGG GCGAAGAGGAAAGAACAACAGAAGAAGGTacacaaacagaccaaaaaattgaTAAAGAGGGAGAGGAGACAGCAGCCAAGATGACTTGTTCTTGCTGCAGTGAGGAAACAGAGAAGGATGAGACGGGGAAAGTCAAAAAGGCCTGTACCTGTCGGAGAGGGTCGTCAGCTTCCAGCGAGGAGTCTCCTACCTCTCCAGACAAG CCGGTGctgaaggtggaggaggaggagctgtcgGAGCTGCAGCTGCGTCTCCTAGCCCTGCAGTCAGCCAGCAAAAAATGGCAACAGAAGGAACAGCAGGtgatgaagaaaagtaaagaccGGATCACTAAAGCTGCCCAGGAGAAGACCTCCAGCTCTGGCCCAGGTGCCACTCCACCCAGCAGACAGAGGGTCACGACCCGGTCTGCCTCCTCCTCCGCTGCCGccgctgctgctactgctgctgtggACAGGAACCGAACTCGGTCCAAGCCTCTGGAGAGGGACAGGGACAGGGCCAAGCCTGGGGCCAAACCTCCggagagggacagagagaggaCGAGCGGGCTGGAACGGGAAAGGCTGAGGCCAAGCCCTAAATCCAGACTCAGATCACAAGTGGAGTGGGTGAGGACTCCAGGATCACCCTACATGACCAAGAAGATCAGCCCAG TTTTAGCTGTTCGCACAGGGTCTGCCGCCAAGCAAGCGTTCAGGAAGCAACAGCTGCGGACGTGGAAATGGAAGCTGCAGCAGCAACGGGAGCAGGAGGAGAACCGACGtctggaggaggaggaacgccgaaAACGCGAGGAGGAGATCCGCAGAATTCGTGACCTGTCAAACCAGGATGAGCAGTACAACCGCTTCATGAAATTGGTGGGAGGCAAGACACGAACACGCAGTAAG TCCAGGGATCGAGAACACAGGAAATCAACAGGCAAACAAGGCCTGGACACCTCAGGGAACCTGTACCAGTATGACAACTATGACGAGGTGGCAATGGACACAGACAGTGAAACCAACTCACCAG tTCCTTCACCAACGCCCAATCCTTTTGCTGTGGAGGATCCAGGATGTTTTCCTCCAATGCCCGTCTATTTGTCAGGCTCTACTCAATTTGGAATG GATTTCCCTCAGTCGTTCTCTTCTCCCATGCTGTCTGGTCTTCCTCCACCACCACCGCCCCTCCCCCCACCTCCGGATGAACAGGAACCCCCTCCAAAGCCGCCGTTTgctgatgaagaagaggaagaggagatgcTGCTCAGGGAGACTTGTCTTATGTCTATGGCCAACAAGCGAGTGGCTGCAGCCGAG GATAAGACCTCCAGCGGGCCTCCTTCTCCGAGCTCTCAGCCAGCAGCAGGTGTCCAGCAGCCACCCAGAGGAAATCTCAGCACCGTCAGCCTCAACACTGTGCCCCAACCTCGGACCAACAAGTTCACCAGAGGCCATCATGTCCCCAGAGCTCCTCTAGTG CTGCCCCGACATAAATCAGTGGTGGTGTCGCTCAATGATTCAGATGACAGTGACTCCGACATGGACGCCTGCAGCTCCACCCAGGCGGTGTTTGGAGGACTGGAGTTCATGATCAAAGAAGCCCGGAGGACAGTCGAA GCAGCAAAGCCAAAGGGAGCATCAGGATCAGAGAAGGAGAACAATCCTGTTAGAACTCCAGAAGCTCTACCTGAAGCCAAGAAGGCAGAGTACCGCCTGCTTAAAGAGGAGATCGCCAG CAGGGAGAAGCAGAAGATGTTGAACAGTCACAGCTCTCGGAGCTCCgcttctccagttttctctgattctgtTATCGACTCATTGGCAAAATCGTCCGCTGAGTTGAAGTTGACTGAAGCAGAGCAGAAACTGACCAAACACAG AGAGCTGCTGCAGAGAGACGAGGCCGTCCTGAGGCATCTGCTCCAACAGGAGCTGAAGAAGAGAGACTCTCTGAAGGCGGCTGTGGCCAAGATGGCTAAGCTAAAAGAACAGCTGCAGGCGTCTGAGAAGATTGTCATTGCAAACAGGACACTGCTTAAGAAACTGCAGGAGCAG GTGCTTCGTGTCGAACATCGTGTGTCTACTAAGAAGACGATAGCAGTGAAGCTGGAGCAGGAACTGGCTCAAGCCCAGATGGCCGTCGGCAAAGGAACGAAACGACGACAAGACTCCAACCAGGCCATG TCCAGTAAGATACAACGATTGGACGGAGCTCCCAGTGGCTCTGGGCGTCACTTTGCAGAATTGATCGCTCAGAAGCAACGGCTGCAGCAACTAGAGTCAGAGTACGCCCTCAAGATCCAGAAGCTGAAAGAGACCCAAGCCCTGCGCAACAAAGGAGTCGCACTGGAGGTGCCCCCAGAACCGCTTTCACAAACCGCCACCCCCTGTGAGGCACAGAACCAGCTGCCACCGGTCTCCAGCCCCTTCCCACTGCCCCAGCCTTCCCTACATGACCTCACACAAGACAAGCTAACCCTCGACAGCGAAGACATCGCAGAGGCCGACGAATCCGAATCTACGTGTGCCCCTGCCCCCGCCACTAAAGGCACCCGTCGCCACTCCTTCCGCCAGTCAAACTCCTTCACCAAACCAAATCTTGAACAAGTGACTGCAACTCCAGCTAAAGACAACAACACTGCCAAACCTGCCAAGTCTTTAACCAACCCTAAAGGACCTGCCCCACCTGCGGAGATGTTTGCAGGCCTAGATGTGGATGCCTTGAAACAGAGATACCAGCAGCAAGCCCGACTAGGAGAGCTGCTACTGAGGGAGCTGTCAAAAGTGGGAGAAAACGTTGAGAACGTTGCAGTTGGAAAG GTTCTTTCAGTGGAGGTGGATGCAGCTACAactcaaacaggaaacacagactTAAAGCCTGTTCCCTTTGGACCCTATCACAGCCCTCTCCTGGTCTTTAGATCATACAG GTTCAGTCCATATTACAGGACTAAGGAGAAGTTATCACTGAGCTCTGTAACATACAGCAACACCATAGAACCAAAAAAGTGTTTCTGCCGGTTTGACCTGATGGGCACCTGCAATGACGATGACTGCCAATG GCAGCATATGAGGAATTGCACTTTGACTGGAAATCAGCTTTTCCAGGATATTCTCTCGTACAATCTGCCCCTGATCAGCTGTTCTGAGAGCAGCTCAGACGGGGACATCAGTGCTGCTACAG aaaagTATATCAAGAAGCTTTTTGGCACAAATAAGGACCGTATGGGTATTGATCAGAAGGCTGTACTCCTTGTGAGCAAAGTGAATGAAAGCAAACGACACG TCCCACCCTACACCACCTGGAAGGACAGGAGGAGGTGGAAGCCAAAGCCATCAGCTCAGACCAGCCTCAGTCCTGATGATGACAGTGAGGCTGAGATGGCAGCTGAAAACGTTACACTAAGAAGAAGTG CAGATAATAGTTCCACTACGCCTCTGTCTGCGTTGGATGTTTGTGTCACATCAGAGGACAAGCGCTATTTCATCAGTGAGACAGACGACATATCAAACCTTGAGATGAGTGTACTGGAAAGCCCCTGTGACACTCAGCTTTGGATCAAATTAGCCTTCAGATACCTCAATCAAAATGACAC CTCTGCGGCAGAGTGTTTAGAAGCTGCCCTGAACACATTGTCTCGAGCTTTGGAAAGCAACTGCGACAACCCAGAGGTGTGGAGCCACTACCTGTCTCTATTCTCCAGGCGAGGCAGCAGGGAGGAGGTCCAGGAAATGTGTGAGATGGCGGTGGAGCATGCACCTGACTACCACGTATGGTGGAAT TATCTGAACCTGGAAAGCTCTTTTGATAGAAAGGACAACGTGTCTGAACGCCTACTTGAGTATCTCCTCAACGAAGCATCATCTGGTGTCACAGATAAACTTTCCTTCCAGCTGATGGAGGCTTTGCTCTACAGAGTACAACTCAACCTGCTCACAGGCAGGATGGAGAACACTCTGGTCATTTTGCAG AATGCATTAAAATCAGCCTACGACAGGAGCATTGCAGACCACCTGACCCCAAGAGACCGGGCCCTGGTGTGGCTCTCTTACATTCACCTGACGGAGTTCGACCGTCTGCCGTCCAGCCTGTATGACCCAGCTGACTCCGGACCGTCCAGACTTGTCAGCAGAGAGCCTTTCCTGCTCCCCTGGAAAACGCCACAGGACATCAGCACTCCACTCGATATCCTGATCGCACTATTTGAAG ATGCCATCAATCATTGCATCGATGACACTTTGTCGCAGAGTGAGAGGACACTGGCCTGCCTTCCTCTTCACACAAACCTCATCCTCCTCAATAAAATCCTGGAGAA GTTTGATGAGGGCATCCTGCTGTGTGAGTCTCTGCTGGAGTTTTGTCCTGAGTCGTGCATCCTACGAGATGCTCTGGCCGACCTCCATATCGGAAAGGGAGATGGCGGTCAGGCAGTCAGCATGTGGCTTCACGCCCTGGCTGAATGTCCCAACAACGCTGAGGTCTTCTATCATTCTTGCAAGTTCCTCATGGCTCAG GACAAGTCGAGTGCTGTCGTCCCTCTGTTTCGAGGGTTCATCCTGTCCCTTTGTGAAGACGAACAGGGTCAGAGGAAGCCTGTGGATGTATTGCG acACATCCTGGGCTTTCCCACTGAAGAGCTGCTCCAAGGCCCCATCATTAAGAAGGAGTTCCAGGAGCAGCTTGGCCAGCATATGCCGTACCTCCATCTGGTTCACTG ttgctGGCAATGGCTGCACGGTTCCGTTGAGGACACGGTGGATGCCTTTGAGCGAGCGCTGGGATCACCGATGCAGCTGGAAGAGCTTCATAAACTCTGGATGGA tTATCTGGTGTTCAGCAGCAGTCAGCAGGCCTCTGCTCCAAACAAaagtcaacccaaactgttctCAGATCTGGTCCAGCGCTGTCTGAGTACCGTCCCGTCTCGGTTGGAGGTGCCTTTCAACCCAGCAGAATTCTGGAGCTCTTACAACTTCCACAACAAG GTGGTGACTTTTTACCTGAGCTGTCTGCCGCCGTCCCAACATGCACTTGTCCTGGAGAGACTACGATACGCGATGCCTAACAACACCGTGCTTGGCCTGAG GTTGCTGCACCAAGAGTGGCAGGATGGGAACATTGAACATCTGAAATTCCAGGCCAGGATGTTGAGCAGTAACGCTCCCAAGTGTTTGGCCAACTGGAAAATGTAA